The proteins below come from a single Pieris brassicae chromosome 1, ilPieBrab1.1, whole genome shotgun sequence genomic window:
- the LOC123706959 gene encoding protein draper has product MWKYALLVMLASAHGLLEGPNVCTRQEQYVTTIRVSEQQPYQVKEYAWCLNVPPRCTKYKVMFRQVYKTQTLVKHRPVEECCKGYAPDVHGKQCVPVCVDSCVHGKCVAPDTCLCEHGYGGPACDISCPDGKWGRHCQNDCRCLNGGTCEPLTGNCACAMGWRGDACEKTCAPPTFGDNCQQTCQCRNNAPCDPATGACKCLNGFVGPLCEEECPKDGPCPERCKCQNGGRCDFLTGECECPAGWTGDVCANRCPTGRWGEKCQKTCSCANGAGCHHVTGQCQCEAGFTGDKCLEACSLGTYGVDCAGTCTCQHGGECSPRDGSCMCKPGWRGDWCERRACPDGLWGPRCDHQCECNPHTTDICDPWTGACECAAGWDGEACSRQCPFYMYGKGCRSNCRCENGALCSPVNGSCLCPPGYRGVHCGEACPYPLYGDNCADTCQCMNNATCSHETGQCNCPPGFDGLKCDRPCDGKTFGLGCRQRCECDNDAPCDPVTGECVCGPGYEGPKCSRRCRSGFYGANCSLECWCSPHSRGCHHVTGECICETTWRGVRCETQCPEGRFGDQCNERCSCANNSSCDASTGRCVCAAGWQGDTCDQPCPPGRYGVGCAQLCPVQQDGNITCDPVTGKYTCPSGFKGVACEYPCPLGTYGLNCEQKCICKNGADCHHATGECQCLPGWQGPTCSQACGAGAWGAGCTQPCRCARGAACRPNDGFCRCPPGFTGALCTQFCPEGYYGDHCMEPCNCSSEGNWVCDPVHGCICHRGYIGDNCDIQASDAIKIEHSEDGSNSGAIAAMVVVSLLCVGGIALVLLYYRKRVRLLKREIAHVHYTADPNVQPEQQHFDNPVYSYNNSTRSDDSTTLLNNTIINNLGPAKLTNTTMEKLRMTASGSNGTYDTMSLKNKDADATNPNLYHCIEDDKLDHVYDEIKHKEGYEREYDHLNYTPPSNTLKAHYQRMNNTLSPQATNTPNLPPNPNVQIPPIPPLPKAHITPIPLRRDDVEAPPPPTRDDQFSDDEEATS; this is encoded by the exons atACGTGACAACTATACGAGTGTCAGAACAACAACCATACCAAGTGAAGGAATATGCGTGGTGTCTCAACGTACCACCAAGATGTACGAAATACAAGGTCATGTTCCGCCAAGTGTATAAAACCCAAACCCTGGTCAAACATAGACCGGTAGAGGAATGCTGCAAGGGCTATGCGCCTGATGTTCACGGGAAGCAGTGTGTGCCTGTGTGCGTTGACTCGTGTGTACACGGGAAGTGCGTCGCGCCTGACACGTGTCTGTGTGAGCATGGCTACGGGGGTCCAGCTTGTGATATAT CCTGTCCAGATGGCAAATGGGGCAGACATTGCCAGAACGATTGTCGCTGTTTGAACGGCGGCACCTGTGAGCCCTTGACCGGCAATTGCGCGTGCGCAATGGGATGGCGTGGGGACGCGTGTGAGAAGACTTGCGCACCGCCAACCTTTGGCGACAATTGCCAACAGACTTGCCAATGCCGTAATAATGCTCCGTGTGACCCGGCGACTGGCGCTTGCAAATGTTTGAACGGATTTGTTGGACCACT ttgCGAAGAGGAATGCCCCAAAGATGGCCCATGCCCCGAGCGGTGTAAGTGCCAAAATGGGGGCAGATGTGACTTCCTAACGGGAGAATGCGAGTGTCCTGCTGGATGGACTGGGGATGTTTGTGCCAACAG ATGCCCAACGGGACGATGGGGGGAGAAATGTCAGAAAACCTGCAGTTGTGCTAACGGAGCTGGATGCCATCATGTCACGGGACAGTGCCAGTGTGAGGCTGGCTTTACGGGCGAtaag TGTCTAGAGGCGTGTTCGCTCGGCACTTACGGCGTGGACTGTGCGGGCACATGCACGTGTCAGCACGGGGGTGAATGTTCGCCCCGGGACGGCTCGTGCATGTGCAAGCCCGGTTGGAGGGGCGACTGGTGCGAGAGGCGCGCCTGCCCCGACGGTCTGTGGGGTCCACGCTGCGACCACCAGTGCGAGTGCAACCCACACACCACTGATAT ATGTGACCCGTGGACCGGTGCCTGCGAATGCGCAGCCGGTTGGGACGGTGAAGCTTGTTCGAGACAATGTCCGTTCTATATGTACGGCAAAGGATGTCGCTCTAATTGCAGATGCGAGAATGGCGCTCTCTGTTCGCCTGttaatg GATCCTGTCTTTGTCCGCCTGGCTATCGTGGCGTGCATTGTGGCGAGGCCTGTCCATACCCACTGTACGGCGACAACTGCGCTGACACTTGCCAGTGCATGAACAACGCTACTTGTTCCCACGAAACGGGACAGTGTAACTGCCCACCCGG atttgatGGACTGAAATGTGATAGACCTTGTGATGGAAAAACCTTCGGTCTTGGTTGTCGTCAGCGCTGTGAATGCGACAACGATGCACCATGTGACCCTGTTACTg gTGAATGTGTTTGCGGGCCGGGTtacgaaggaccaaaatgttCGCGACGCTGCCGTTCAGGTTTCTATGGAGCGAATTGCTCCCTCGAGTGCTGGTGCTCACCACACTCGCGTGGATGCCATCACGTCACCGGAGAATGCATTTGCGAGACTACTTGGCGAG GTGTGCGCTGCGAAACCCAATGTCCCGAAGGCCGATTCGGGGACCAATGCAACGAGCGATGTTCGTGCGCCAACAATTCCTCGTGTGACGCATCAACCGGGAGATGCGTGTGCGCAGCCGGTTGGCAAGGAGATACCTGTGACCAGCCCTGTCCGCCTGGACGGTATGGCGTTGGTTGTGCCCAATTATGTCCTGTGCAACAGGATG gtaaCATAACATGCGATCCCGTGACGGGCAAGTATACCTGTCCCAGCGGGTTCAAGGGCGTGGCTTGCGAGTATCCATGTCCGCTGGGAACGTACGGCCTAAATTGCGAACAGAAATGTATTTGCAAGAATGGGGCGGACTGTCATCATGCTACAG GTGAATGCCAATGCCTTCCCGGGTGGCAAGGGCCGACGTGTTCCCAGGCTTGTGGGGCTGGGGCGTGGGGCGCAGGCTGCACTCAGCCGTGTCGCTGCGCAAGAGGCGCTGCCTGCAGACCCAACGATGGCTTTTGCAGGTGCCCTCCTGGCTTCACTGGAGCCCTTTGTACGCAGT tcTGTCCCGAGGGGTACTACGGTGACCACTGTATGGAGCCATGCAATTGCTCGTCTGAAGGAAACTGGGTGTGTGACCCCGTGCACGGGTGCATCTGCCACCGAGGCTACATTGGGGACAATTGCGACATACAGGCCAGTGACGCCATCAAGATTGAACATAGTG AGGATGGCTCAAACAGTGGTGCAATAGCTGCGATGGTGGTAGTGTCGCTGCTGTGCGTTGGCGGGATTGCTTTAGTGCTGCTGTACTATCGCAAACGGGTGAGGTTGCTCAAGAGGGAGATCGCTCACGTGCACTATACAGCCGATCCTAATGTGCAGCcag aaCAACAGCACTTCGATAACCCGGTCTACTCGTATAATAACTCAACGCGTAGTGACGATTCGACGACTTTGCTCAACAACACAATCATAAATAACTTGGGGCCAGCGAAGTTGACCAACACAACTATGGAGAAACTTCGTATGACGGCTTCTGGGTCCAATGGAA CGTACGACACCATGTCCCTCAAGAACAAAGACGCTGATGCGACCAACCCCAACTTATACCATTGTATAGAAGATGACAAGTTGGATCACGTCTATGATGAGATCAAGCATAAAGAGGGTTATG aaaGAGAATACGACCACTTAAACTACACACCGCCGTCGAACACCTTGAAGGCGCATTACCAACGTATGAACAATACTTTATCACCTCAAGCAACCAACACACCAAATTTGCCCCCAAACCCCAACGTCCAAATACCACCAATACCTCCTCTACCCAAAGCGCATATAACCCCGATTCCCCTGCGACGGGACGATGTCGAAGCCCCCCCTCCCCCCACAAGGGATGATCAGTTCAGCGATGACGAAGAAGCCACTAGTTAG